The following are from one region of the Nicotiana tomentosiformis chromosome 7, ASM39032v3, whole genome shotgun sequence genome:
- the LOC138895319 gene encoding uncharacterized protein has product MRNAIQLLTRLVAAQARCQEVGISHADRAISARVHDFIYLDPSVFTGGDPNEDPQDQESSPDVVTGILSVSSYDAYALIDPGSTLSYITLLVTSKFGIEPELIEPFEVSTPVGDLVIAKRVYKDCVVIVHSRSTVADLIELDMVEFDVIMGMDWLASCYANVDCRSKMVRFQFPGKSILEWKGNTASPRGRFISYLKARKMVRKGYIYHLVRVQDEKAKSPTLQSIPMVNEFPNVFSDELLGLLPEREIEFAIDTLPDTQSISIPP; this is encoded by the exons ATGAGAAatgctattcagctattgactcgattagttgCCGCACAGGCTCGATGCCAGGAGGTAGGTATcagtcatgcagatagggccatcagtgcgagggttcaCGATTTCATTTATTTGGACCCTTCCGTATTCACTGGAGgagatccaaatgaggaccctcag gatcaagagtcatcacctgatgttgttacaggcatattatcagtctcctcatatgatgcatatgcattgattgatccaggttccaccttatcgtacaTCACACTGTTGGTTActagtaagtttgggatagaacctgagttgattgaaccttttgaggtgtctacacctgttggggatctaGTGATAGCTAAACGGGTATATAAAGACTGTGTAGTAATAGTTCATAGTcgttctacagtagcagacctgattgagttagatatggtggaatttgatgttataatgggtatggattggttggcttcttgttatgctaatgttgattgtagatcaaagatggttcgattcCAGTTTCCAGGAAAGTcaattctggagtggaaaggtaatactgcatcgccaagaggtaggtttatttcctatctcaaggcaaggaagatggtCAGAAAGGGTTATATTTaccacttagttcgggtacaagATGAGAAAGCAAAGTCACCGACCCTTCAGTCTATCCcgatggttaatgagtttcccaaTGTTTTTTCCGATGAGCTTCTAGGCCTTCTGCCAGAGcgcgagattgagtttgctattgacacattaccaGATACCCAGTCGATATCTATTCCTCCGTAA